A window from Limanda limanda chromosome 14, fLimLim1.1, whole genome shotgun sequence encodes these proteins:
- the LOC133019473 gene encoding voltage-gated potassium channel subunit beta-3-like isoform X1 — protein sequence MQVSFACTEHNLKSRSEDRLCGLRTAPPPGGSSGGQGGGGGGGGGGGGGGGGGGGGGGGGGQGSNGNYSSQGSVKTRDGSGSRHTPQGHAHMKEAIGRHTSMKYRNLGKSGLRVSCLGLGTWVTFGSQISDEMAENLMNIAYENGVNLFDTAEVYASGRAEITLGNIIKKKGWRRSSFVITTKIYWGGQAETERGLSRKHIIEGLRGSLSRLQLDYVDIVFANRNDVNSPMEEIVRAMTFVINQGMAMYWGTSRWSAMEIMEAYSVARQFNLIPPVCEQAEYHYFQRDKVEVQLPELYHKIGVGAMTWSPLACGLITGKYSDGVPECSRAAMKGYQWLKERVNSEEGRRQLAKIKELHLLADRLGCTAAQLAIAWCLRSEGVSSVLLGVSNTEQLLENLGALRILTQMTPQTITEIDALLGNKPHSKKESRA from the exons ATGCAGGTGTCCTTCGCTTGCACCGAGCACAACCTCAAGAGTCGCAGTGAGGACCGACTTTGTGGCCTTCGCACCGCTCCACCTCCCGGGGGAAGCAGTGGTGGACAAGGGGGCGgtggcggtggaggaggaggcggtggtggcggcggaggaggtggtggtggaggaggtggaggtggtggacaAGGGAGCAATGGTAACTACTCCTCCCAGGGCTCGGTCAAGACCAGGGATGGGTCCGGGTCCCGTCATACGCCGCAGGGCCATGCCCACATGAAGGAGGCCATCGGGCGCCACACCAGCATGAAGTATAG GAATCTGGGGAAGTCAGGTCTACGCGTTTCCTGCCTCGGGTTAG GCACCTGGGTGACATTCGGATCACAGATCTCTGATGAG ATGGCCGAGAACCTGATGAACATAGCTTATGAGAACGGAGTGAACCTGTTTGACACGGCGGAGGTCTACGCCTCTGGAAG AGCGGAAATCACTCTGGGGAACATCATCAAGAAGAAAGGATGGAG GCGTTCAAGTTTtgtcatcacaacaaagatCTATTGGGGAGGCCA agctgagacagagagaggactcTCCAGAAAGCACATTATTGAAg GTTTAAGAGGATCCTTATCAAGACTCCAGCTCGATTATGTGGACATTGTTTTTGCCAACAGAAATGATGTCAACAGTCCGATGGAAG AGATTGTACGGGCCATGACCTTTGTAATAAACCAGGGTATGGCCATGTACTGGGGAACCTCACGCTGGAGTGCCATGGAAATCATG GAGGCGTACTCAGTGGCACGCCAGTTCAACCTGATACCACCTGTGTGTGAGCAGGCTGAGTACCACTACTTCCAGAGGGATAAGGTCGAGGTGCAGCTCCCAGAGCTCTACCACAAGATCG GAGTGGGGGCTATGACCTGGTCTCCACTTGCTTGTGGATTAATCACAGGGAAGTACAGCGACGGCGTGCCAGAGTGCTCCAGAGCGGCAATGAAG GGATACCAGTGGCTGAAGGAGCGAGTGAACAGTGAGGAGGGCCGCAGACAGCTCGCAAAAATCAAGGAGCTCCATCTACTGGCCGACAGACTGGGCTGCACTGCTGCCCAGTTAGCCATAG CCTGGTGTCTGCGTAGTGAGGGAGTCAGCTCTGTACTTCTGGGAGTTTCCAACACAGAACAGCTACTTGAGAACCTGGGTGCCCTCCGG ATTTTAACCCAAATGACCCCACAAACCATTACCGAGATCGATGCCCTGCTGGGAAACAAGCCACACTCCAAGAAAGAGTCGCGTGCCTGA
- the LOC133019473 gene encoding voltage-gated potassium channel subunit beta-3-like isoform X2 yields the protein MQVSFACTEHNLKSRSEDRLCGLRTAPPPGGSSGGQGGGGGGGGGGGGGGGGAMVTTPPRGHAHMKEAIGRHTSMKYRNLGKSGLRVSCLGLGTWVTFGSQISDEMAENLMNIAYENGVNLFDTAEVYASGRAEITLGNIIKKKGWRRSSFVITTKIYWGGQAETERGLSRKHIIEGLRGSLSRLQLDYVDIVFANRNDVNSPMEEIVRAMTFVINQGMAMYWGTSRWSAMEIMEAYSVARQFNLIPPVCEQAEYHYFQRDKVEVQLPELYHKIGVGAMTWSPLACGLITGKYSDGVPECSRAAMKGYQWLKERVNSEEGRRQLAKIKELHLLADRLGCTAAQLAIAWCLRSEGVSSVLLGVSNTEQLLENLGALRILTQMTPQTITEIDALLGNKPHSKKESRA from the exons ATGCAGGTGTCCTTCGCTTGCACCGAGCACAACCTCAAGAGTCGCAGTGAGGACCGACTTTGTGGCCTTCGCACCGCTCCACCTCCCGGGGGAAGCAGTGGTGGACAAGGGGGCGgtggcggtggaggaggaggcggtggtggcggcggaggaggtg CAATGGTAACTACTCCTCCCAGG GGCCATGCCCACATGAAGGAGGCCATCGGGCGCCACACCAGCATGAAGTATAG GAATCTGGGGAAGTCAGGTCTACGCGTTTCCTGCCTCGGGTTAG GCACCTGGGTGACATTCGGATCACAGATCTCTGATGAG ATGGCCGAGAACCTGATGAACATAGCTTATGAGAACGGAGTGAACCTGTTTGACACGGCGGAGGTCTACGCCTCTGGAAG AGCGGAAATCACTCTGGGGAACATCATCAAGAAGAAAGGATGGAG GCGTTCAAGTTTtgtcatcacaacaaagatCTATTGGGGAGGCCA agctgagacagagagaggactcTCCAGAAAGCACATTATTGAAg GTTTAAGAGGATCCTTATCAAGACTCCAGCTCGATTATGTGGACATTGTTTTTGCCAACAGAAATGATGTCAACAGTCCGATGGAAG AGATTGTACGGGCCATGACCTTTGTAATAAACCAGGGTATGGCCATGTACTGGGGAACCTCACGCTGGAGTGCCATGGAAATCATG GAGGCGTACTCAGTGGCACGCCAGTTCAACCTGATACCACCTGTGTGTGAGCAGGCTGAGTACCACTACTTCCAGAGGGATAAGGTCGAGGTGCAGCTCCCAGAGCTCTACCACAAGATCG GAGTGGGGGCTATGACCTGGTCTCCACTTGCTTGTGGATTAATCACAGGGAAGTACAGCGACGGCGTGCCAGAGTGCTCCAGAGCGGCAATGAAG GGATACCAGTGGCTGAAGGAGCGAGTGAACAGTGAGGAGGGCCGCAGACAGCTCGCAAAAATCAAGGAGCTCCATCTACTGGCCGACAGACTGGGCTGCACTGCTGCCCAGTTAGCCATAG CCTGGTGTCTGCGTAGTGAGGGAGTCAGCTCTGTACTTCTGGGAGTTTCCAACACAGAACAGCTACTTGAGAACCTGGGTGCCCTCCGG ATTTTAACCCAAATGACCCCACAAACCATTACCGAGATCGATGCCCTGCTGGGAAACAAGCCACACTCCAAGAAAGAGTCGCGTGCCTGA
- the LOC133019473 gene encoding voltage-gated potassium channel subunit beta-3-like isoform X3, whose protein sequence is MAQLKHRNLGKSGLRVSCLGLGTWVTFGSQISDEMAENLMNIAYENGVNLFDTAEVYASGRAEITLGNIIKKKGWRRSSFVITTKIYWGGQAETERGLSRKHIIEGLRGSLSRLQLDYVDIVFANRNDVNSPMEEIVRAMTFVINQGMAMYWGTSRWSAMEIMEAYSVARQFNLIPPVCEQAEYHYFQRDKVEVQLPELYHKIGVGAMTWSPLACGLITGKYSDGVPECSRAAMKGYQWLKERVNSEEGRRQLAKIKELHLLADRLGCTAAQLAIAWCLRSEGVSSVLLGVSNTEQLLENLGALRILTQMTPQTITEIDALLGNKPHSKKESRA, encoded by the exons ATGGCACAGTTGAAA cacAGGAATCTGGGGAAGTCAGGTCTACGCGTTTCCTGCCTCGGGTTAG GCACCTGGGTGACATTCGGATCACAGATCTCTGATGAG ATGGCCGAGAACCTGATGAACATAGCTTATGAGAACGGAGTGAACCTGTTTGACACGGCGGAGGTCTACGCCTCTGGAAG AGCGGAAATCACTCTGGGGAACATCATCAAGAAGAAAGGATGGAG GCGTTCAAGTTTtgtcatcacaacaaagatCTATTGGGGAGGCCA agctgagacagagagaggactcTCCAGAAAGCACATTATTGAAg GTTTAAGAGGATCCTTATCAAGACTCCAGCTCGATTATGTGGACATTGTTTTTGCCAACAGAAATGATGTCAACAGTCCGATGGAAG AGATTGTACGGGCCATGACCTTTGTAATAAACCAGGGTATGGCCATGTACTGGGGAACCTCACGCTGGAGTGCCATGGAAATCATG GAGGCGTACTCAGTGGCACGCCAGTTCAACCTGATACCACCTGTGTGTGAGCAGGCTGAGTACCACTACTTCCAGAGGGATAAGGTCGAGGTGCAGCTCCCAGAGCTCTACCACAAGATCG GAGTGGGGGCTATGACCTGGTCTCCACTTGCTTGTGGATTAATCACAGGGAAGTACAGCGACGGCGTGCCAGAGTGCTCCAGAGCGGCAATGAAG GGATACCAGTGGCTGAAGGAGCGAGTGAACAGTGAGGAGGGCCGCAGACAGCTCGCAAAAATCAAGGAGCTCCATCTACTGGCCGACAGACTGGGCTGCACTGCTGCCCAGTTAGCCATAG CCTGGTGTCTGCGTAGTGAGGGAGTCAGCTCTGTACTTCTGGGAGTTTCCAACACAGAACAGCTACTTGAGAACCTGGGTGCCCTCCGG ATTTTAACCCAAATGACCCCACAAACCATTACCGAGATCGATGCCCTGCTGGGAAACAAGCCACACTCCAAGAAAGAGTCGCGTGCCTGA
- the LOC133019473 gene encoding voltage-gated potassium channel subunit beta-3-like isoform X4 — protein MQHRNLGKSGLRVSCLGLGTWVTFGSQISDEMAENLMNIAYENGVNLFDTAEVYASGRAEITLGNIIKKKGWRRSSFVITTKIYWGGQAETERGLSRKHIIEGLRGSLSRLQLDYVDIVFANRNDVNSPMEEIVRAMTFVINQGMAMYWGTSRWSAMEIMEAYSVARQFNLIPPVCEQAEYHYFQRDKVEVQLPELYHKIGVGAMTWSPLACGLITGKYSDGVPECSRAAMKGYQWLKERVNSEEGRRQLAKIKELHLLADRLGCTAAQLAIAWCLRSEGVSSVLLGVSNTEQLLENLGALRILTQMTPQTITEIDALLGNKPHSKKESRA, from the exons ATGCAG cacAGGAATCTGGGGAAGTCAGGTCTACGCGTTTCCTGCCTCGGGTTAG GCACCTGGGTGACATTCGGATCACAGATCTCTGATGAG ATGGCCGAGAACCTGATGAACATAGCTTATGAGAACGGAGTGAACCTGTTTGACACGGCGGAGGTCTACGCCTCTGGAAG AGCGGAAATCACTCTGGGGAACATCATCAAGAAGAAAGGATGGAG GCGTTCAAGTTTtgtcatcacaacaaagatCTATTGGGGAGGCCA agctgagacagagagaggactcTCCAGAAAGCACATTATTGAAg GTTTAAGAGGATCCTTATCAAGACTCCAGCTCGATTATGTGGACATTGTTTTTGCCAACAGAAATGATGTCAACAGTCCGATGGAAG AGATTGTACGGGCCATGACCTTTGTAATAAACCAGGGTATGGCCATGTACTGGGGAACCTCACGCTGGAGTGCCATGGAAATCATG GAGGCGTACTCAGTGGCACGCCAGTTCAACCTGATACCACCTGTGTGTGAGCAGGCTGAGTACCACTACTTCCAGAGGGATAAGGTCGAGGTGCAGCTCCCAGAGCTCTACCACAAGATCG GAGTGGGGGCTATGACCTGGTCTCCACTTGCTTGTGGATTAATCACAGGGAAGTACAGCGACGGCGTGCCAGAGTGCTCCAGAGCGGCAATGAAG GGATACCAGTGGCTGAAGGAGCGAGTGAACAGTGAGGAGGGCCGCAGACAGCTCGCAAAAATCAAGGAGCTCCATCTACTGGCCGACAGACTGGGCTGCACTGCTGCCCAGTTAGCCATAG CCTGGTGTCTGCGTAGTGAGGGAGTCAGCTCTGTACTTCTGGGAGTTTCCAACACAGAACAGCTACTTGAGAACCTGGGTGCCCTCCGG ATTTTAACCCAAATGACCCCACAAACCATTACCGAGATCGATGCCCTGCTGGGAAACAAGCCACACTCCAAGAAAGAGTCGCGTGCCTGA